In Enterobacter sp. 638, a single window of DNA contains:
- a CDS encoding ABC transporter permease, with translation MSHNSLSWRRVRALCVKETRQIVRDPSSWLIAVVIPLLLLFIFGYGINLDSSKLRVGILLEQQSEDALDFTHALTGSPYIDATISDNRQELVQKMQAGRIRGLIVIPVDFAANMARANTDAPIQVITDGSEPNTANFVQGYAEGIWQLWQMQRAEDRGEKFEPLIDVQTRYWFNPAAISQHFIIPGAVTIIMTVIGAILTSLVIAREWERGTMEALLSTEVTRVELLLCKLIPYYFLGMLAMLLCMLVSVFILGVPYRGSLILLFLITSLFLLSTLGMGLLISTITRNQFNAAQVALNAAFLPSIMLSGFIFQIDSMPAIIRAVTYIIPARYFVNTLQSLFLAGNIPSVLVVNILFLMASAVMFIGLTWMKTKRRLD, from the coding sequence GTGAGTCATAACAGCTTATCCTGGCGCCGGGTGCGCGCCTTGTGCGTCAAAGAGACGCGTCAGATCGTCCGCGATCCGAGCAGTTGGCTGATTGCGGTGGTGATCCCCCTGCTGCTGCTGTTTATCTTCGGCTACGGCATTAACCTCGACTCCAGCAAGCTGCGGGTGGGGATTTTGCTGGAACAGCAGAGCGAAGACGCGCTCGATTTTACCCACGCCCTCACAGGCTCGCCGTATATCGACGCCACCATCAGCGATAACCGGCAGGAACTGGTTCAGAAAATGCAGGCCGGGCGCATTCGCGGGCTGATCGTCATTCCGGTAGATTTTGCCGCCAATATGGCGCGGGCAAATACCGACGCACCGATTCAGGTGATCACCGACGGCAGCGAGCCGAATACCGCTAACTTTGTGCAGGGCTACGCCGAGGGGATCTGGCAGTTGTGGCAAATGCAGCGCGCCGAAGATCGCGGGGAAAAATTTGAACCGCTGATCGACGTGCAAACCCGCTACTGGTTTAACCCGGCGGCGATCAGCCAGCACTTTATTATTCCCGGCGCGGTGACGATTATCATGACCGTGATTGGCGCGATCCTGACCTCGCTGGTGATCGCCCGCGAATGGGAGCGCGGCACGATGGAAGCGTTGCTCTCCACCGAAGTCACCCGCGTGGAGCTGCTGCTGTGTAAACTGATTCCGTACTATTTTCTCGGCATGCTGGCGATGCTGCTCTGCATGCTGGTCTCGGTGTTTATCCTCGGCGTGCCCTACCGCGGCTCGCTGATTCTGCTGTTCCTAATAACCAGCCTGTTTTTACTCAGCACGCTGGGGATGGGGCTGTTGATTTCGACCATTACCCGCAATCAATTTAACGCTGCACAGGTGGCGCTGAACGCCGCATTTCTGCCGTCGATTATGCTGTCCGGCTTTATTTTCCAGATTGACAGCATGCCAGCGATTATCCGCGCGGTGACCTATATCATTCCGGCGCGTTATTTCGTCAACACGCTGCAAAGCCTGTTTCTGGCGGGCAATATTCCTTCGGTGTTAGTGGTCAATATTCTGTTTTTGATGGCGTCGGCGGTGATGTTTATCGGCCTGACATGGATGAAAACCAAGCGGCGGCTGGATTAA
- a CDS encoding ATP-binding cassette domain-containing protein, which yields MNDAVIQLNSLVKRFAGMDKPAVAPLNCTLQKGYVTGLVGPDGAGKTTLMRMLAGLLKPDEGSATVLGLDPIKNDSELHAIMGYMPQKFGLYEDLTVMENLNLYADLRSVTGETRKTTFARLLEFTSLGPFTDRLAGKLSGGMKQKLGLACTLVGEPKVLLLDEPGVGVDPISRRELWQMVHELAGDGMLILWSTSYLDEAEQCRDVLLMNEGELLYQGEPTALTQQMAGRCFLLHSPEETNRKLLQRVLKLPQVSDGMIQGRSVRVILKKEATADDIRHAPDMPPIEMDETAPRFEDAFIDLLGGAGTSESPLGAILHTVEGTPGETVIEAKALTKKFGDFAATDNVDFAVKRGEIFGLLGPNGAGKSTTFKMMCGLLVPTSGKALVLGMDLKVSSGKARQHLGYMAQKFSLYGNLTVEQNLRFFSGVYGLRGKAQNEKIARMSDAFSLTNIATHATDELPLGFKQRLALACSLMHEPDILFLDEPTSGVDPITRREFWLHINSMVEKGVTVMVTTHFMDEAEYCDRIGLVYRGKLIAHGTPDDLKAQAADDDNQDLTMEQAFITLINDWDKEHASES from the coding sequence ATGAATGACGCGGTTATTCAACTCAACAGTCTGGTAAAACGCTTTGCGGGAATGGATAAACCCGCCGTCGCGCCGCTGAACTGTACGTTGCAAAAAGGCTACGTGACCGGGCTGGTCGGCCCGGACGGCGCGGGGAAAACCACGCTCATGCGTATGCTCGCCGGGTTGCTAAAACCGGATGAAGGCAGCGCCACGGTGCTCGGGCTTGATCCGATTAAAAACGACAGTGAGCTGCACGCCATCATGGGCTACATGCCGCAGAAGTTTGGTCTGTACGAAGATCTGACGGTAATGGAAAACCTGAATTTATACGCCGATTTGCGCAGCGTTACCGGCGAAACGCGGAAAACCACGTTTGCACGGCTGCTGGAATTTACCTCTCTGGGTCCGTTCACTGACCGACTGGCGGGCAAGCTTTCGGGCGGGATGAAGCAAAAGCTGGGGCTGGCCTGTACGCTTGTCGGCGAACCCAAAGTGCTGCTGCTGGATGAACCCGGCGTGGGCGTGGACCCGATTTCGCGCCGCGAGCTGTGGCAGATGGTTCACGAGCTGGCGGGCGACGGGATGCTCATTCTCTGGAGCACCTCTTATCTGGATGAAGCCGAGCAGTGCCGCGACGTGCTGTTGATGAACGAAGGCGAGCTGTTGTATCAGGGCGAGCCAACGGCGCTGACGCAGCAGATGGCGGGACGCTGCTTTCTGCTGCACAGCCCGGAGGAAACCAACCGCAAATTATTGCAGCGCGTACTGAAACTCCCTCAGGTCAGCGACGGCATGATTCAGGGGCGTTCGGTGCGAGTGATCCTCAAAAAAGAGGCCACTGCCGACGACATTCGTCATGCCCCGGATATGCCGCCCATTGAAATGGACGAAACCGCCCCGCGCTTTGAAGATGCGTTTATCGACTTGCTCGGCGGTGCGGGCACGTCAGAGTCACCGCTCGGCGCAATTTTACATACCGTTGAAGGCACGCCCGGCGAAACGGTGATCGAGGCGAAAGCCCTGACCAAAAAATTCGGCGATTTCGCCGCGACCGATAACGTGGATTTTGCCGTCAAGCGCGGGGAGATTTTCGGCCTGCTGGGCCCGAACGGTGCGGGGAAATCCACTACGTTTAAAATGATGTGCGGCCTGCTGGTGCCGACCTCCGGCAAAGCGCTGGTACTGGGCATGGACCTGAAGGTCAGCTCAGGAAAAGCGCGCCAGCATCTGGGCTATATGGCGCAAAAATTCTCGCTGTACGGCAACCTCACCGTTGAACAAAATCTGCGATTTTTCTCCGGCGTGTATGGCCTTCGCGGGAAAGCGCAGAACGAGAAAATCGCCCGCATGAGCGATGCGTTTAGCCTGACCAACATTGCGACCCACGCCACGGATGAACTGCCACTCGGGTTTAAGCAGCGGCTGGCGCTGGCCTGTTCGCTGATGCACGAGCCGGACATTCTGTTTCTCGACGAACCGACGTCCGGCGTGGATCCCATCACCCGCCGCGAGTTTTGGCTGCACATCAACAGCATGGTCGAGAAAGGCGTGACCGTGATGGTGACCACTCACTTTATGGATGAGGCGGAATACTGCGATCGCATCGGGCTGGTCTATCGCGGCAAGCTGATTGCGCACGGTACGCCGGACGATTTAAAAGCCCAGGCCGCTGATGACGACAACCAAGACCTCACCATGGAGCAGGCGTTTATCACGCTTATCAATGACTGGGATAAGGAGCACGCCAGTGAGTCATAA